The sequence below is a genomic window from Denitratisoma sp. DHT3.
TCGCAGCCGGGCGGGCGCCCTTGCGGCGGATGATCGATTGCAGGCCGGCGGGCGCATCGATCCTCGTTTTTCCCGTCTCCCCCGCAACAGACGCGCCTTCTCCGATCGCGGGGCGCGTCGGATCCCCGAGCCCCTGGGCATGGGCGACCGCTCCGGAACCCGCGACCCACGCCAGCACCGAGGAGAACAGCAAGCGCATCAGACCACCAACCATATCGACTCCAGGCTCAAGGTATACAGCCTCAAGGTCAACTCGCTACGGGGATAGGCGACGACCGACAATTTCATTTGATCCCACAACAACTTCTGGGCCGATCCCTCCAATTCCGCGAGATAGGCCAGCAAGTCGGGATAACTTCCCGCCACCTTGATTTCGATGCCATGTTTGAACAGGTTGTTCGCTCCCCGTTCCCGATCCGCCAGCGGCGACGAAGCGGACAACGAAGGTGACGGGAGCGACGCCGTCTCCTCCCGTTTCACGGTCGTCTTTCCCGCCTCATTGGCCGTGGGCGCCAGCAGTGGCGCGGGGTCAAGGGTGCGCAGACTCACCAGTTGCAGGCCCCTGTGGCGGACCAGCAAAGTATTCAGCAATTGCGGCACCCTGCCCGGCGGCACCAATGCACTGTCATACTGGTGCAATTGCTGATCGAGCTGAGCCAGCTTGCCAAGCGTTTCGTCCAAGGCCGCCCGATTGACGCCATCCGGATCCCGATACCGGGTTTTCAGGGCCGACAATTGAGTCGTGGCAATCGTCAAATCCGAGCGTTGCTGGGTCAGTTGTTTTTCGAGAGCCCGGTACTTGATCAAGGCAGGCTCCACGCCCAGAGTGTATCCGCCGAAGCCGACGACGAAAAAAACCGCGCCGACGACCATCCATTTTTCGCGCGGGCTCAGGGCTGCGAATTTACCAGAAATCTCTTGCCATCGCGCCTTCATAACTTCCGCGCCTCCGAGTGACCGCTCGCAATCGCGGAGCGGCTCGGGACGCCCTCCCCCCCGGCCGCATCCGGTCCAGGCTGACTGGGAACGAGCGCAAATTCGTGAAAGCCCGCGGCCGCTTTGAGCGGCGCGGCGGTCCCTGCGGGTATCGACGCACTCTGCGACTTCTCGGCCAGGGAGCCTTCCTGCATTTGCAAGGCCGCGAAAGCCCGACCCCGAAAAACCTTCTCGTCATTCAAGCGCAGGATATAGTCCGGCAACAACGCGGGGTCCGTGGTTCGTCCTCGAATTTCCATGCCCGAGCCATCCGCGGCCACGACGAATCCGGTCAACCAGACGCCCGTCGGCGTCTGGCGCGCGAGCCCCCGCAGATACTCGGCGAAACCCACCGCCTGCTTCCCCAAACCCCGCTCGAGAATTCCCGCAACCGTTTGACGGGCCAACAAAGCGTTTTGGGCGGTTTTGAGCTCCTGCTCCAACTTGGGGCTCGGCTTTCGCTCCGACATTTCCTTGCTCAACGCGGTCAATTGCTGTTGCATCGCCTTCAACTGAGCATCCACCGGCGCCGCCTCCCTTTCCAGCCGATCGGCCTGGAATCGCGCCCAGCCCCCCCAGAGCGCGACCAGCACGAGCAACGAGGCCGCACCCATCGCCACATTGGCGGCCGTCAACCATTCCCGTTTTTTCAGCAGCCCGGGGTTGTAGAGGTTGATTTGCTGACTCATGGCAACTCGTCCCTCAGGGCGGCCCCGATAGCCAATAGCGCCTCCGATTGCCGCAAAGGCTCCGCCAATACCGGAACCGCCGCGATGTCGAGTCCGAGCGAAAGATCCAGCACTTCCACCGGTTGGAACAGACTTTCCCGCAGCAAACCGATGAACGCTTCCGCCCCCGGCAAAGGCGCGACCAGCAAGCGGCTCAACGTGATGAAGCTGTATGTCCGATCGAAATTATCCATCGAGCGCTGCACATCCAGCAGCACACGCTCGAACAGCGCCGCATTGCCGCCGTTGCCGGCCGCCAGCATTTCCGCCTGGGTCACGTCGATATGACGACTGGCAAACAACTCCCCCTGATAGGTGAAGGTCAGACATCCCCCCTGGTGGCTGAAAGCCAGCAAGGCCAAGCCACGGTTTTCCTCCTCGAACAGGGCCGCCACATTACGCTGCGCCAACTCGGGGATATCGATGGTCGACAGAGGGAGCCTGGCCGCCTGGAAGGCTTGTATCCGCTGCGCCAAGGCCGCATTGGGCGCCGCCACCACATAGACCTGAGGCGCACGCCCCCCGATGCCGCCGGAGGATGCCGGGATGTCGAAGACATCGAT
It includes:
- the pilM gene encoding type IV pilus biogenesis protein PilM; amino-acid sequence: MALGRRRQREVEGWESVVFFPTEVEVARVRRRPGERPQLLSWDSYGTEGTETETLNRLQKANRLGQGRCTTLLAHGQYQMIQTEAPAVPTEERRDALRWRIKEMVDFPVESAGIDVFDIPASSGGIGGRAPQVYVVAAPNAALAQRIQAFQAARLPLSTIDIPELAQRNVAALFEEENRGLALLAFSHQGGCLTFTYQGELFASRHIDVTQAEMLAAGNGGNAALFERVLLDVQRSMDNFDRTYSFITLSRLLVAPLPGAEAFIGLLRESLFQPVEVLDLSLGLDIAAVPVLAEPLRQSEALLAIGAALRDELP
- a CDS encoding PilN domain-containing protein — encoded protein: MSQQINLYNPGLLKKREWLTAANVAMGAASLLVLVALWGGWARFQADRLEREAAPVDAQLKAMQQQLTALSKEMSERKPSPKLEQELKTAQNALLARQTVAGILERGLGKQAVGFAEYLRGLARQTPTGVWLTGFVVAADGSGMEIRGRTTDPALLPDYILRLNDEKVFRGRAFAALQMQEGSLAEKSQSASIPAGTAAPLKAAAGFHEFALVPSQPGPDAAGGEGVPSRSAIASGHSEARKL
- the gspM gene encoding type II secretion system protein GspM, whose protein sequence is MKARWQEISGKFAALSPREKWMVVGAVFFVVGFGGYTLGVEPALIKYRALEKQLTQQRSDLTIATTQLSALKTRYRDPDGVNRAALDETLGKLAQLDQQLHQYDSALVPPGRVPQLLNTLLVRHRGLQLVSLRTLDPAPLLAPTANEAGKTTVKREETASLPSPSLSASSPLADRERGANNLFKHGIEIKVAGSYPDLLAYLAELEGSAQKLLWDQMKLSVVAYPRSELTLRLYTLSLESIWLVV